The genomic DNA GTACAGAAGCAACTGTAGTGGGTTCAACAGAACATTCTGCCACAATTTCCTCAAATTGCTGAACCCTATCTTGCTTGACTAGTTGACTTGCCAGATCCTCGCTTAAATTATATTCCGCAATAATACGTGCTTTTTTATCTTCAGGAAGTTCCGGAAGGTTTGCTTGTACACGATTCAAGAGTTTTTTGGATATAACTTGTGAAGGGATATCAGTTTCAACATGCATCCTGCTGGCAGTAGGTAATGGCCGGAGATATTCAGTATTAGCATCATCAAGTGCCTTCCTAGTTTCTTCAGGAACACCTTCTATCGCCATTTTAGCTCGTCTTTGCACTTCTAGCATGGCATTTCTAGCTTTTTCTTCGTCATCTGCCACCAAGATGAAAGCATCATTTTCCCGGATATCCATGACTTTATTAATTTGCTTCACATCTGCTTGAGTTATACCATATGCCGGAAGTTCATCGGTGTGGAATATTCCTGCTACACCCATTTTTTTCGCATACCCCGCCAGTTCAGTTCCAAACCTACGGTTAGGTTGTAATTCCTTACCTATTAATCCCTTGAACCCTTTTAATTTTATGGCTAAAACCTTTCCATTCTTTTTAAGGGCATTTTTTATTATATCTGATTCTGTTCCGCGAAATATCTCTTCTAAATAATAAATTTCTTCTTCAACATGAGCTTTACGTTCTTGAAGCTTTTCACGTATTTTTAAAAGTTTTAATTGACGTTTAACCTCATTTTCTACCATTAATGGCATGGAATCCAAGTCTTGTACACCTTTTATTTCAATTCGAGCTCCATCTCTTATCGATATATTCAAATCTTGGCGAATGGTCCCTAATCCACGTTTTACCTTTGTGCTACGCAATACCTGACCGATCTGATAGGCCACTTCCCTTACTTGTTCAGGTTCACGCATGGATGGATCCGTGGTTATCTCCAGAAGAGGTATGCCCAGCCTATCAAGACGAAATTCTACCTTGCCTTTCCTCTGACCCATCCTACGCGCAGCGTCCTCCTCTAAACACAGATTTTCAATAACTACCCTACCATAAGGTGTTTCCAAATATCCATTACTAGCCACTAATCCAGTTCTCTGAAACCCACCGGTGTTACTTCCATCAATCACTTGTTTTCGCATGGTATGGAATTCATCCACTACTTGCATGTTTAAAAGTGATGCTATTACAAGGCCAATTTCCAGTGCCTCCTGATTTAGAGGGTGCGGTGGTTCATCATCTGTTTCCACCAGACAAGTGTGCTGAGGATAGGCATCGTAGATAAATGTGAGTTTTCGTCGAGATTCTTCAAATGCAGCCCGATCAATTTTTCCTAATTCACTTTGAGTCGGCCTGAGATGCCGTAAAACATTGTAGTCAGGTTTTTTATCAGTTAATTCACATTCACAAGGGCAGAATAGTTTTGTTTTCGTGTCGAGCTGTTGATGTATTTCTAGACCCATCATGAGACCCAGTTCATTGTAATCCATTTTTTCATCCATATCAATCACCATAGTCATTCTATTCCCCATAATCCCTTGAGAAGTATTTTGAGGATGATTTAACTTCGAATTCCCCTTTAAGGTTAGTTAACATCATGTTTTTGACTTCTTCCTTATTTACAGATTGTCCTAAAACCCATGCTAGTTTTACGTAGGCTGTCTCAGGTAACATATCACCAACAGGTATTACTCCAGCAGATAGAAGTTTGCGCCCAGTACTGTACACATTCAAGTTGGTTCGACCGTATAAACACTGAGATGACATAACAACATGTACTCCTTCATCCACCGCTCTCCTAATGGGGGGGAGGAGATGATCTGGACAGTGCCCCAAACCAGTTCCCTCTAACAACATTCCTTTGTATCCTTTATCAATATGATAATCAATTAATTCACTAGTAATGCCTGGATAACTCTTTATGAATGCGACTTTTGGTTCAAATGAGTCATTTAACGTTAATGATGTTTGGTTTCGTTTTCGGTATGGATAATTTGTGTCAATGATTTTTATCTTCCCATCTTGCACTTGTGCTAGTGGATTGCTGTTAATACTGGTGAAGGTGTCACGACGACTAGTGTGCATCTTGCGAACTTTTGTTCCACGATGTAAATGGGCTTTGTTGTCGCTTTCAGTGGCGTGCATGCAGATCATTACCTCTGCAATATCAGATTTAGCAGCAACGACTGAACTCATGAGATTAAAAAATGCGTCAGATGATGGTCGGTCGGAACTTCTTTGAGCACCGGTAATAATAATTGGAACTGTAGAATCAATCATGAAACTAAGTGCAGCCGATGTGTAGTGCATTGTATCAGTTCCATGAGCTACTACTACTCCATCAGCACCATTATTTATCTCATCTACCACTGATCGGGCTGATTGAACCCAATTTTCCGGTTTCATATTCTCGCTTAATATGTTCATGATCGCCTTTCCCTGAATGTTAGCTTCATCCATAAGCTCCGGAGTGGCTCTAAGAAGATCATCAGCAGTGAATGCAGGATGTACCGCTCCTGTTTTATAGTCAATAAGAGATGCAACGGTACCTCCTGTGGATATAATGGATATATTCATCAGTTTTGGATCTTTCTGCATATCCATTGGAGAATGATCAATTTTTGACCGTTTTCCTTTGTTTATAAGATTTATTTCAGCTTTATCTATGGCAACACCAATATTATATCCATTATCTAACTTTAACACAATATGGAATTCATCAGCATCTTCTACTCGGTCTAATAACATACCCTTATATTCTATGCCCTCTTTTTTTATGGATATAATGTCTCCAATTGATATTCCCTGTGATTCTAAAAAATTTTTAGCTAATCCATGATAACTCATAACATCCCTCAAATCTTTTTTTAGATAAATTAAATTACGAAAACTAAAAATTACAGTGTTGCATGCCAAAATTTTAGATTGCTGAAATTCTGTCTAATAAATCTAATTTTTATTTTAGTCCCCTAACACAATTCTCGAAGACTATTAAGAGTTTCTTTATTTTTTGATAGTAATAATATAAATTATTTTTAGGGATTATCAAAGTTGTTCTGAGATTATGAATTTATTCCCTTAATTCTTTTTCAGATCCTTTGATACAGTAAAGATCATATTTAAGATCTAAATCTTCCACAACTTCACAATCAGGACATATGCATTCATCCTCTTCTAGAGTACATTCTGATTTGCCTAAAATACAGTAAAGTCCCTCATACTTTTCTTTGGCACACTGGTTGAACATTGGGCAATCTGGACAAATGCATTCGTCTCCCATTTCATCTAAAATTTTCTTTTCAACTTCTTCTTCCGACAGACCTTTCCTTGCAAAAACTTGTAATTTTTCCTCAAATTTGTCCATTTAATCCACCAAGATATATAGTTTATTTGGTTTCCGTCTATATGATTTCCTATTGCATGAACTTTCCTATAATTTTTAGTTGAATTTATTTATTGATAGTTTAATCATCTAATTTTAAGTCTATTCCCACAGGACAGTGATCAGAACCCATGACTTCAGACAAAATGTATGAATTTTCTACACGTTCCATGAATTCTTGGTTCACGAAGAAGTAGTCCAATCTCCATCCAACATTTCGATCTCTTGCCCGTGTACGATAACTCCACCAAGTGTAATTATCAGGTTCATGGTTAAATTCCCGGAATGTGTCCACATAACCATGACTTAAAAAGCGATCAATCCATTCCCTTTCAATAGGTAAAAAACCAGAGACTTTCTTATTTTCCTTGGGTCTTGCTAAGTCAATTTCTTTGTGAGCTGTGTTGACATCACCGCAAACTATTATATTACGCCCGTCATCTTTGAGTGTGTCTGCATATTCTAAAAATGAATCATAAAAGTCTAATTTGTATTGAAGTCTCTCTTCGGACATTTTTCCGTTGGGAAAATAAATATTGAATAGTACAAAATCCCCATAATCAGTGATTAAAGTTCGACCTTCACGATCAAATTTGGGTATCCCCCACCCATTTCGAACTTTTTCGGGCTTTTTATTAGTAAACGTTGCCACACCACTGTACCCCTTTCGTTCTGCCTCTGAAATATATGTCTGATAACCATTAATGCTCCTAATATCTGATGGAAACTGTTTACGATGTGCTTTAGTCTCTTGAATGCATAAAATATCAGGTTTATCTTTCATAAACCATTGCAAGAACCCTTTTCTATGCACAGCCCTGATCCCATTTACGTTCCATGATAATATTCTTAATTTTTTCATTTTCCACCTATAACTTTTTTTAATACGTTAACTAATGATTCCGAAACTAACCATAATAATAAACAATATGTATTCACACATCATCTTTTACTGTCTATTAGAGCTTTGATTTGATTTATATCAATTGTTCTTTGGAATAATGGTGTTTTTTTCTTTGAGTAAACGTTTAAATTCTTTTCAAATGTTTTTTTATTGGGGTTCATGTAAAAAACTCCTAAAGGATATTCTCCAGTTTCAATAGCTCGGTTGAATGCCATGGATCTGTCTAGAGGATCGTGATCATCCTCCAAGTAATAAGTATGTTCCCTAAACCAGTTTTTTGTATTCACCCGATTGAAGGTGACACATGGCTGAAATATGTCCACCAGTGCGTATCCTTTATGTTTTATGGCCGATTTAAAAATTTCAATGGTTTGTTTACGGTCTTCACTGTAAGCCCTGGCCACAAATGACGCATCAAGAGCAATAGCTACCCCTAATGGATTAAATGGCTCTAAAAATACTCCTTGAACTTGTAAAGGCGTGTTAAAATCTTTTTGGCTTGTTGGCGATGCTTGTCCCTTGGTGAGACCATATACCATGTTATTATGAACTAAGTTAGTGATATCGGGGTTGCGCCTTATGGTGTGCATGAAGTGATTTCCACCTTCTCCATACATACATCCATCTCCACTAATATCAATGACTGTTAATTCAGGGTTAACTGCTTTTATTCCCGTAGCAGGAGATAATGACCTTCCATGCAATCCATTGAATACATTACCTCGGATATAATGTGGGAGTTTGCCAGCTTGCCCTATTCCTGATACAAAAACCAAATTCTCAGGTGGAATTTCAAGATCAGCAAGTGCTTTCTTGAGGCTGCGTAATATAGAAAAATTACCACACCCCGGACACCATGCCACATCTGCATGAGGCATGTTAAAATCTTTCAGTTTCATTATAACACCCCCCTATCCCCATTATTATTAATACTAATACCCATGAATTTTTTAATCTTTTCTTCCACTTCCTCTACAGAAAATGGCATACCATCATATTTAAGAATCTTTTCTTGTATTTCAAAACCAGTTTCAAGCTTAATGAGGTTAGCCATTTGTCCTTGGGCATTATTTTCGAATATGATCACGTCATCTGCCTTTTCCAAATATCCTGAAACACTTCTGTGGAAAGGATAAATTTGTTTAAAATGAAGGAAGCTGATCTTATAATCAGGATGTGTTGTTCTGATGTTTTCTAAAGCCTCCATTATGGGCCAGTAGGTGGAGCCCCAGCCAATAACAAGATTGTTGTAATTAGTTGGTCCTTCTAAATCAGGCGGAATGACATCATTCTTCATATTTTCCATTTTTTTCAATCTTTTATCAACCATCTTCTTCCTTATAACCAAGTCTTCAGTTAGATGTCCTTCTTCATCATGTTCATCAGAATCAACAACCACCAGTCCTTCCCCATATCCAGGTATTCCCCTAGGAGTTATTCCATCATGAGTTATTAGGTATCTTTTGTATTCTGGAGGTGTTTTAATAAGATGATTTTCATTCTTAATATCATCAACAGGTAGTGAGGGTATGTTATAATAGCAATCAGCGAAGTACTGATCTGAAAGGATAAATACTGGGATTTGATATTTTTCAGCCAAGTTAAATGCTTTCTGGGTTAATGTAAATGCGTCTTCCAGTTTTCCTGGTGCAAATATGATCTTGGGAAACTCTCCTGTTCCTGAATATAATGCCAAGTTTAAATCTTCCTGACTGGTGCGGGTGGGAAGTCCCACTGCTGGGCCCGGCCTTTGACCTATATAAATAACAACAGGAGTTTCTATCATCCCTGCCAAGCCCACTCCTTCTTCCATAAGAGCAAATCCACTTCCCGAGGTGGCTACAATGCTTCGAGCGCCTGCATATGATGCGCCTACAGCCATATTAATAGCTGCAATTTCGTCTTCTGCTTGTTCATATACGAGTTCAAAATCATGAGAATGGGCTGCCAAAAATTCCTGTAAAGGTGTGGATGGAGTCATAGGATATGATGACATGAATTTACAATTTCCAGCCAGACACCCAAACCCTACAGCATCAGTACCATTTATCAACAATTCATCTTTTATTTTTGAGTTCACAGAAAGTGATAATTGAATTTTTCCTGATTCAGAATCCATTAATTCCCTGCCAAGATCATAACCTTTTTTTCCTGCCTTTAAATCCTTTTGAAGTATCTCATCACCTTTGCGTGCGAAAATATCATGGATGATCCTATTAAACATCTTTTTAGGAACGTTTAAAATACAAGATAAGATACCTGCCGCAACAACATTAGCAAATATTAGGCCCCCCATTTCTTGAGCAGTTTGTATTAGGGGAATCTCCAAAAAATGATACTGTTCATTAACTCCTGGATGATCCCTATGTTGAAATTCTTGGGTATTGTTCTCTTTTATAGATTTAAAGTGTTCTGGATCTCCGATTATGAATGTATCTGGAGATATTTTATCTTCAAGATGTTTTATAGCACCTGAACTTAGCACAAAAAGTATGTCGATTCTATTAACATATGAAGAAACTCTGTGAGAGGAAACTCTTATCTGTGTAGAATTGTAACCACCTCTAACCCTCGACATATACTCCTTGGTAGAAAAAATATGGTAACCACTACGTTTAAGAGCTTGAACCAAGATTGTCTCTACAGTCTGAATTCCCTGACCTGCTTCACCACAAATAACCACAGAAACATTATCTTTTTTGGATAAAAAAGTCATAAATTCACCCCTACAACATATACAGTTATTTACACCCCTTTAACCACTCACTTTAATTTTATCCAATAATTAACTTTGAGATTAATTTGTTACTCGATTAACTTAAAATTTTATATTTAATATTTGATGAAATAAAAAAAAATGGGAAAAAGAATTCACTCAAATGATATTAAAGGGAAAAATGATAAACAATACGTCAAACTGCTAAAATAACCTCAATATGGATTTTTATGGACTTTTTTAGACTATGAGATATTATATAGCAGTGCCAAGTAAACCTTGATAATTTTCCTAATAAAATTCAAACTATTTCTAAGCGTATTGCCTTCAAATTATAGTTCAAGGTTCTCTTGAGCCCATTGAACACCTGTTTCGAGTATTTCTAGATTCACGTTTATCAGTTTAGGTTTTTTATGGAAAGTATGTTTAATAGCCTCTTTAAAAACATTTTCCGGAAGGTTGGTCACTCCCATCGCCATGAGCACTCCTAACATTACAGTGTTTGCAGCTCTTGGCACACCATGTGCCTTGGCCAATTTTCGGGCTGGTACTGCAATTGCCCTTAAACCTTTGGGCACAAACCCTTCAACATCCTTAAAACGAGATATGCGCTTGTCAAATAGAATTAATCCATCTTTTTTAACTTTTGTAGCAAATTTCTCAAGTGCAGGCCTGTTTAAAGCTACAAGAATGTCTGAAATTTGTATTACTGGTGAACCTATGGTTTCTCCGGAAATTACCACAGTACAATCCGAAGTTCCTCCTCGTTGTTCGGGCCCATAGGCAGGATACCAAGAAACATGCCTTTGATCATTACAAGCAGCTTGAGCAAGTGTAAGTCCCATGCTCAAAACACCTTGACCTCCAAAACCAGCAATCCTAACCACTTTTCGAGCGAAAGACGGATCGTCCCGAGCTTCCCAAGATGTGTCTTTCTTTACTTCAAAGATGTTGTCCAGAGCTTCTTGTGAAAAATCGCTGCTAGCCCTGCAGAGAGGTTTAGCATCCTTTCTACGGTCCCTAAAATTTCTAATTGGGAATTCTTTACTCATTTCTTGATTGACAAAATCTTCGCATCCTTGAGCATCCATTCTAAGGTTAGTTGGACATGGTGAAAGTACTTCCACAAAAGCATATCCTTTACCATTTTTTTGCACTTCAAGGGCTTTCTTAACCGCTATTTTAGCTTTTCGAATATTTTTGGGATCTGAAACAGCTACTCTCTCAATAAAAACAGGTGCATCCAGATTGTCCAGTAATTCAGACATGTGCAAAGGGTAACCAGTGTAGCGGGGATCTCTACCACTTTGACAAGTTACAGTGACTTCTCCCACTAGGGTGGTGGGTGCCATTTGCCCTCCAGTCATACCGTAAACTGTGTTGTTTACGAAAAATACGGCCATCTTTTCCCCACGGTTTGCAGCTTGAATAGTTTCATTTAATCCTATAGACGCTAAATCTCCATCTCCCTGGTAAAGTATCACCACTGCATCTTCTTCAGCACGTGATAGGCCTGTTCCCACTGCTGGGGCACGACCATGGGCCACTTGTACATGACCACAGTCAAAGTAATAGTAGGCGAAAACTGCGCATCCAACTGGACTGGCCATTACTGTGCGGTTCTGAATTCCTAAATCATCAATAGCCTCCCCTATGAGTTTATGAAGTATACCATGGCCACAACCAGGACAGTAATGAGTAGCCGTAGGTGCACTACCCCCTTTACGTGGATATTCCTTAAGGATGGATTTGGGTTTCTGGATAATCTTTTCTTCCACTGTTGTCTCATAGTAAAGGCCATTTTTCTGGGTTTTTCCGTGTCCTGACATTTAGATACCCCCTGCCATTTCATGTATTTTATCAATTATGGTTTTTTGATCTATGAGGTTTCCTCCCATCCTGTTAACCAGTTCAACCGGGCGAAGGCATCCTATTGCTAATGTTATGTCCTCTTTCATCTGACCATTACTCATTTCCACTGATAAAAATTTGCATTCTGTTTTAATAGCAATTTCATTGAGTTTTTTTGAAGGAAATGGAAATAATGTCTTGGGACGGAATAATCCTGCCCGAATTCCCTCTTTTCTAACATAATCCACTGCTGAACGGGCTACGCGGCTGCTAATTCCATAGGCCACTAAAATTATCTGAGCATCATCCATCATGTATTCCTCAAAGTCCACTTCATTCTCCATTATTTCCAAGTATTTATCCTGAAGTCTATAGTTAAAGTCTTCTAATTGATCAAAATCAAGAAAAATACTTGTTACCAAGTTTTTCCTAGTATTTTTGTTGCCTCTAACCGCCCAAGATTCATCAAATACTGGTTTGATAGACTTAGATGGAAAATTAAGCCTTTCTACCATTTGTCCTAACACTCCATCCGCCAAGACCACTGTAGGGTTTCTGTATTTATCAGCCAAATGGAATGCCTTCATAGTAAAGTCACACATCTCCTGCACAGAATTAGGAGCTAGTACTATGTTTCGGTAGTTTCCATGACCTCCTCCTTTAACTAATTGAGTATAATCAGATTGTTCTGGCCCAATATTCCCAAGACCGGGACCTGCACGCATAATGTCTACAATAACACAGGGAAGTTCTGCTCCGGCCAGAAATGACATTCCTTCCTGCATAAGACTGATTCCAGGACCTGAAGATGCAGTTATTACCCTATGACCTGCTGCAGCTGCTCCGTAAACCATGTTAATAGAGGCTTCCTCTGATTCCGCTTGGACAAATGTGCGACCCACCTTGGGAAAGTATAGTGAGGCTTCGTGTAATACTTCTGAAGCAGGAGTTATGGGATATCCGAAGAAGCAATCACAGCCAGCATACATTGCACCTATTATAACAGCAGTGTTACCTTTTATTAATTGGATAGTCATTTGTTCTCCTCTTTTTCACCTTTGTTTATTTCTAGGATTAGTTTTGGCCTTTACTTTTTTTCTGAGGGGTATGTGAACTTCCACCGCCAGTGGCTCTGGACAAGTGTAATAGCAGTCCCCACAGCCATTACATCCATTACCTGTATATTCTGCGTAGTGATAACCTCGTTCATTTACTTCATCACTCATTTTAAGGACATGTTGACGACATGCTATTATACAGCGTTCACAAGCCTTACATTCCAGTTGGTTAAAAACTGGATATGGTTCTTTCTTTTTTCTAGTCATGATCTACTTCATCCTTAAAGTCTTCAATTACAATATCTTATTCTAATATCTAAAATCAATGTTGATCTCCAATTCATTATTCCAAAAAATAAAAAAAGGACAGTGTATGTTAAAAACAAAAAAATCGAAACATATCAGTTTTTCATTGCCCTTGGTCTTTTTCTCTGATTTCAACCCGCCGAATTTTACCACTGATTGTTTTTGGCAATTCTTCAACAAATTCAATGACTCTAGGGTACTTATAAGGCGCAGTAACTTGTTTAACATGGTCCTGAATTTCTTTTGCCAGTTCATCAGAAGCTTTATAATTATTAGTTAGTACAATAGTAGCTTTAACCACTTGGCCTCTGACAGAGTGGGGAACACCAGTTATTGCACATTCTAATACAGATGGGTGAGATATAACTGCACTTTCAACTTCAAATGGACCTATACGATAGCCTGAGCTTTTTATCATATCATCGTTTCGCCCAACGAACCAGTAATATCCGTCTTCATCCATCCAAGCAGTGTCCCCTGTATGGTAATATCCATCGTGCCAAACTTTTTCTGTTCGTTTTTCCTCCTTATAATATCCTTGGAATAAACCTGGTGGCTTGGCTTCAGATGTTTTGATAACGATTTCTCCTTCCTCACCCACATCACAAAGATTACCTTCATCGTTCATGAGCAGTATATCATATTTTGGACATGGCTTGCCCATGGATCCTGGTCTCGGTTCCATCCAGGGAAAATTAGCAATACAAACCACACATTCTGTCTGTCCATAGCCTTCCATCAGCTTAAGTCCTGTTAATTCATAAAATCGATTATAAACCTCCGGATTTAATGGTTCACCAGCGGTAACAGCATATTTAAGTTTTGAAAAATCATAACCCGAAATATCTTCTTGGATTAAGAATCGGTAGATAGTTGGAGGGGCACAAAAGGTTGTTACACCATGATAAGTTAATTTTTCCAGCATCTTTCCTGCATCAAATCGGTCATAATCATAAACAAACACTTTGCTGCCTAAAA from Methanobacterium sp. includes the following:
- the gatE gene encoding Glu-tRNA(Gln) amidotransferase subunit GatE, whose amino-acid sequence is MDYNELGLMMGLEIHQQLDTKTKLFCPCECELTDKKPDYNVLRHLRPTQSELGKIDRAAFEESRRKLTFIYDAYPQHTCLVETDDEPPHPLNQEALEIGLVIASLLNMQVVDEFHTMRKQVIDGSNTGGFQRTGLVASNGYLETPYGRVVIENLCLEEDAARRMGQRKGKVEFRLDRLGIPLLEITTDPSMREPEQVREVAYQIGQVLRSTKVKRGLGTIRQDLNISIRDGARIEIKGVQDLDSMPLMVENEVKRQLKLLKIREKLQERKAHVEEEIYYLEEIFRGTESDIIKNALKKNGKVLAIKLKGFKGLIGKELQPNRRFGTELAGYAKKMGVAGIFHTDELPAYGITQADVKQINKVMDIRENDAFILVADDEEKARNAMLEVQRRAKMAIEGVPEETRKALDDANTEYLRPLPTASRMHVETDIPSQVISKKLLNRVQANLPELPEDKKARIIAEYNLSEDLASQLVKQDRVQQFEEIVAECSVEPTTVASVLAYTLKELKREGLDVDNLHHNNILETFYLLKQGKISKEAVSNVLAGVLKDNSHPEEVANNLDLMMLSEEDVANIIKRIVSSNEGLVRERNMGSMGPLMGMAMKELKGKTDGKLVNKLVKEEIEKYLK
- the gatD gene encoding Glu-tRNA(Gln) amidotransferase subunit GatD — translated: MSYHGLAKNFLESQGISIGDIISIKKEGIEYKGMLLDRVEDADEFHIVLKLDNGYNIGVAIDKAEINLINKGKRSKIDHSPMDMQKDPKLMNISIISTGGTVASLIDYKTGAVHPAFTADDLLRATPELMDEANIQGKAIMNILSENMKPENWVQSARSVVDEINNGADGVVVAHGTDTMHYTSAALSFMIDSTVPIIITGAQRSSDRPSSDAFFNLMSSVVAAKSDIAEVMICMHATESDNKAHLHRGTKVRKMHTSRRDTFTSINSNPLAQVQDGKIKIIDTNYPYRKRNQTSLTLNDSFEPKVAFIKSYPGITSELIDYHIDKGYKGMLLEGTGLGHCPDHLLPPIRRAVDEGVHVVMSSQCLYGRTNLNVYSTGRKLLSAGVIPVGDMLPETAYVKLAWVLGQSVNKEEVKNMMLTNLKGEFEVKSSSKYFSRDYGE
- a CDS encoding DUF2769 domain-containing protein; protein product: MDKFEEKLQVFARKGLSEEEVEKKILDEMGDECICPDCPMFNQCAKEKYEGLYCILGKSECTLEEDECICPDCEVVEDLDLKYDLYCIKGSEKELRE
- the xth gene encoding exodeoxyribonuclease III, with product MKKLRILSWNVNGIRAVHRKGFLQWFMKDKPDILCIQETKAHRKQFPSDIRSINGYQTYISEAERKGYSGVATFTNKKPEKVRNGWGIPKFDREGRTLITDYGDFVLFNIYFPNGKMSEERLQYKLDFYDSFLEYADTLKDDGRNIIVCGDVNTAHKEIDLARPKENKKVSGFLPIEREWIDRFLSHGYVDTFREFNHEPDNYTWWSYRTRARDRNVGWRLDYFFVNQEFMERVENSYILSEVMGSDHCPVGIDLKLDD
- a CDS encoding 2-oxoacid ferredoxin oxidoreductase (catalyzes the coenzyme A-dependent decarboxylation of 2-oxoacids, such as pyruvate and 2-oxoglutarate), translated to MKLKDFNMPHADVAWCPGCGNFSILRSLKKALADLEIPPENLVFVSGIGQAGKLPHYIRGNVFNGLHGRSLSPATGIKAVNPELTVIDISGDGCMYGEGGNHFMHTIRRNPDITNLVHNNMVYGLTKGQASPTSQKDFNTPLQVQGVFLEPFNPLGVAIALDASFVARAYSEDRKQTIEIFKSAIKHKGYALVDIFQPCVTFNRVNTKNWFREHTYYLEDDHDPLDRSMAFNRAIETGEYPLGVFYMNPNKKTFEKNLNVYSKKKTPLFQRTIDINQIKALIDSKR
- a CDS encoding 2-oxoacid:acceptor oxidoreductase subunit alpha; amino-acid sequence: MTFLSKKDNVSVVICGEAGQGIQTVETILVQALKRSGYHIFSTKEYMSRVRGGYNSTQIRVSSHRVSSYVNRIDILFVLSSGAIKHLEDKISPDTFIIGDPEHFKSIKENNTQEFQHRDHPGVNEQYHFLEIPLIQTAQEMGGLIFANVVAAGILSCILNVPKKMFNRIIHDIFARKGDEILQKDLKAGKKGYDLGRELMDSESGKIQLSLSVNSKIKDELLINGTDAVGFGCLAGNCKFMSSYPMTPSTPLQEFLAAHSHDFELVYEQAEDEIAAINMAVGASYAGARSIVATSGSGFALMEEGVGLAGMIETPVVIYIGQRPGPAVGLPTRTSQEDLNLALYSGTGEFPKIIFAPGKLEDAFTLTQKAFNLAEKYQIPVFILSDQYFADCYYNIPSLPVDDIKNENHLIKTPPEYKRYLITHDGITPRGIPGYGEGLVVVDSDEHDEEGHLTEDLVIRKKMVDKRLKKMENMKNDVIPPDLEGPTNYNNLVIGWGSTYWPIMEALENIRTTHPDYKISFLHFKQIYPFHRSVSGYLEKADDVIIFENNAQGQMANLIKLETGFEIQEKILKYDGMPFSVEEVEEKIKKFMGISINNNGDRGVL
- a CDS encoding ketoisovalerate oxidoreductase; this encodes MSGHGKTQKNGLYYETTVEEKIIQKPKSILKEYPRKGGSAPTATHYCPGCGHGILHKLIGEAIDDLGIQNRTVMASPVGCAVFAYYYFDCGHVQVAHGRAPAVGTGLSRAEEDAVVILYQGDGDLASIGLNETIQAANRGEKMAVFFVNNTVYGMTGGQMAPTTLVGEVTVTCQSGRDPRYTGYPLHMSELLDNLDAPVFIERVAVSDPKNIRKAKIAVKKALEVQKNGKGYAFVEVLSPCPTNLRMDAQGCEDFVNQEMSKEFPIRNFRDRRKDAKPLCRASSDFSQEALDNIFEVKKDTSWEARDDPSFARKVVRIAGFGGQGVLSMGLTLAQAACNDQRHVSWYPAYGPEQRGGTSDCTVVISGETIGSPVIQISDILVALNRPALEKFATKVKKDGLILFDKRISRFKDVEGFVPKGLRAIAVPARKLAKAHGVPRAANTVMLGVLMAMGVTNLPENVFKEAIKHTFHKKPKLINVNLEILETGVQWAQENLEL
- a CDS encoding 3-methyl-2-oxobutanoate dehydrogenase subunit VorB, with product MTIQLIKGNTAVIIGAMYAGCDCFFGYPITPASEVLHEASLYFPKVGRTFVQAESEEASINMVYGAAAAGHRVITASSGPGISLMQEGMSFLAGAELPCVIVDIMRAGPGLGNIGPEQSDYTQLVKGGGHGNYRNIVLAPNSVQEMCDFTMKAFHLADKYRNPTVVLADGVLGQMVERLNFPSKSIKPVFDESWAVRGNKNTRKNLVTSIFLDFDQLEDFNYRLQDKYLEIMENEVDFEEYMMDDAQIILVAYGISSRVARSAVDYVRKEGIRAGLFRPKTLFPFPSKKLNEIAIKTECKFLSVEMSNGQMKEDITLAIGCLRPVELVNRMGGNLIDQKTIIDKIHEMAGGI
- a CDS encoding ferredoxin family protein; the protein is MTRKKKEPYPVFNQLECKACERCIIACRQHVLKMSDEVNERGYHYAEYTGNGCNGCGDCYYTCPEPLAVEVHIPLRKKVKAKTNPRNKQR
- a CDS encoding AMP-binding protein, which gives rise to MSSLLDKFVSQANFKSYSDFKSNFNIEIPKNFNFAYDVVDEYARIEPDKVAMVWCNDETDRTFTFKELKEYSDRAANFFKQQGIKKGDRVMLTLKSRYEFWFCILALHKLGAITIPATHMLKTKDIVYRVEKAGIKMVVCIAEDGVPEFFDEANRQLEGTELLKVIVGEHDREGWMNFRKEIENTSKKFERPTGAAGTKNDEVMLVYFSSGTTGMPKMIMHDHTYPFGHIITSHWQNVMDEGLHYTVADTGWAKAMWGQIYGQWFLGSKVFVYDYDRFDAGKMLEKLTYHGVTTFCAPPTIYRFLIQEDISGYDFSKLKYAVTAGEPLNPEVYNRFYELTGLKLMEGYGQTECVVCIANFPWMEPRPGSMGKPCPKYDILLMNDEGNLCDVGEEGEIVIKTSEAKPPGLFQGYYKEEKRTEKVWHDGYYHTGDTAWMDEDGYYWFVGRNDDMIKSSGYRIGPFEVESAVISHPSVLECAITGVPHSVRGQVVKATIVLTNNYKASDELAKEIQDHVKQVTAPYKYPRVIEFVEELPKTISGKIRRVEIREKDQGQ